ttatttgttttaagtatGTATACAATCGGAAAATCCGAAAAATACTGGTCTTAACACCTGATATCTTTTAGATCTCAGTTTCCTTAACAGGTGGCACATCTTAAATGCATACTGataattcaaaatacatatatggATCACTTTGAGTGTTTAAATGCTTAAagaatagataaaatataaatgattaaatataaatgtgatcacaaaaactacatacatttatgtacactacatacatacttataaaaatatttaaatgcattttttacacataaatattaaacaagttTTGCTTATATTTTACTTCTCTGTCCTTTTATCCAGATGGCATTGAGTTCCTCTATTTCTTTGTCATTGGCTCTCAACAGTTCTTCTCTCACAGCATCCCTTACTAACTTCTTAGTGATTGTAATACAGTGCTTGGGGAGTTTTGACACCTCAACTATTTTGTCCCAAACTTTACTTTGAACTTCCTCAGGCTTGTAAATGTAATTTACAAAACCATATTCAAGGGCTTCTTTTGCAGATAGTCTGTAGTTACATAGCAACATCTCAATTGCctgaaattcaaatataaaaaaataagtgatTTTTTTGGGGGTGTAATTTTGATTGCTATTTTAATCATGTTAAATATCTACATACCTTCCTTTCACCAAGTAGTCGTGGAAATGTGAATGTTGAACACCCTTCAGCAACAATGCCCAACTTCGTAAATGGAGTTAAGAAATATGACTGGAACAGAgaaacatttcaataaattacCTACATGCTTAAGCATTTTTACTAAGGGTTACTTAGGTAAATATAGATACAATATACTTACTTTATCTGAAGCGAACACCATGTCACAAAGTGCTAACGTTGTGGCTGCAATACCAATAGCAGGTCCATTCACAACCGCTATTAGTATCTTGGGAAACATTATAAATGCATTGATATATTCCTTGAGAACATTCAAGTGGTTGCCAGTATTGGAATCCGGTGGAGCAGAGAAATCATTGCCACTGCTGTAAAAGTCTCCAGTGCCAGTCAGCACCATCACAGAAATGTTTTCATCTACTGCAGCTTCATTCAGTATTCTTATTACTCGCTTGTACATCACCTGGTCTATGGCATTTTTCTTACTGGGCTTGTTGTACTGAACTATTTTAACACCTCCTTGCTGAGTTTCAATAATGGTCTCTTTGATATCCATCTTGAAGAATCTACTGACAACAAATACCTAGTTAGTGTCTAAAGTCCAATGTTCAATTCAGGTCCAAAGTgcaaagtacaaaaaaaaattgtacttaccAAAACAAGCAAATTCTTGACAGACTTTAATTAACACTTGATACAAGAGAATTGCTCAGCAGCTATTTCGACACTAACGTTTCGAATACTTTCCGATTAGTTAAAAGTAGATGCCGGTTTAGTTTTGCCCAAAAATATGATCGCAGTTAGTATTTAAAGGCAGAAACACCAGCCTTATCAACTTATCAGacgaacaaaataaacaacagtatTGTTTCTATCGAACTAGTTTTAGAATGGATTTGCCGACTGGACTTTCCAGTTCACTGATAGGTCAAATGAGTGTGAGCAAGAATTAACATAAATTTGGCATTCAAGAACCGCTTAAATGTTAAAAAGCCCTCCCTCCCtgctgtttgtttttattagcaTAGCATTCACACTCACAGCATGCTGACGCTTGACAATCAGCCAGCTGTCAAACGTCAAAATGATAAAATGATAAGCCCTGACAGCGAACAGCTGACATTGACAGATTTGACCTAGCCTAGCCCTTGGATTCATACGAACGGGAATGTTTAAATTGCTGAATAAGATCTTGAACATCAACAGCGTCAGCTTGCATTCTTCCATAAATATATATGGTAAAGTTAAATTACCGCACCAAAGCAGGCATTTGAGTACGAGCGGCACCATGTTTAAGTCAGCGGTATTCAGTCTCCAAGATGCTTCAAAAGATCAAGTTCAAGAGTTCTTGAATTCTTTTGATACGGTATTAACTGATTGTGATGGTAAGTTAAATGTTATTACATCCTACTGTATCGTTTCTTGCTTAGCAGTGTgcttattatctttattttctgtCCCTGAAACATTTGTTCAGAGGAACTATTATAACCAATAATATTAGAAATTATAAAGTCACACTGATTATAAAGATAACTGTTCACCTAGAGGTCTGCATAGTAATAGAATAAAACCTTCTGACAGTTTTCAACATTATGGTATACTGACAATGATTTTCGTTTTTAGGTGTTCTCTGGATTGATAATAATGCAATCCCTGGTGCTGCAGATGCAATGAATCATTTCAGAAAATtgggaaagaaaatattttatgtaacaaacAATTCTACTAAAATCCGCAGTGAGTTTGCTGCTAAAGCTACACAGCTGGGCTTCATTGCTAATCCAGTAAGTTATGAAAATAGACAAATGTTACAGATTCATAAGTTTAGCAAAGCAGGCTGTGAAAACAGATTTACATCATCCAGAAGGGTCAGCAGAGCATGTTTTCTTAAGCCGTGCTCTTCTAACAACTGTCATCTCGCAAGTTATCTATTACtacatgaaatattaaattctaataaattaTAGTAATATCATTGATTGCTACAAATTGCATAAAACCTGAAAAAAATGTTCACATCAACTCTCAATCATGTTTTTAACAAGTTTTATATGTAATCTGCTAATAATTCTTGAAAAACCTTTGTATCTTTTGCAGGATGAAATCCTCTCAACAGCATTCCTAGTGGCTCATTACCTGAAAGGTATTGGCTTTActaaaaaggtatatttactGGGTTCCAATGGTATCGGAGAAGAATTAAAAGCTGTTGGAATTAGACATATTGGTGTAGGGGTAAGTTATGTAAAActgtatttaaaattagttcttaaataattgcatttaaggtttgaattaataatgaaatatttaatttcagccTGATCCTGTGAAaccagattttaaaaatatgcagCCATCGGAATTAGATCCTGAAGTTGGGGCAGTAGTGGTGGGCTTTGACGAACATGTCAGTTACCCAAAGTTCATGAAAGCAGCTTCCTACCTTGCATCTGAAGAATGTTTATTCATTGCAACAAATACTGACGAAAGGTTTCCTAAGGGCGGATCTATTGTTGTGCCGGGAACTGGCACATTGGTCAGGGCAGTTGAAACTTGTTCTGAAAGGAAAGCCCTGGTTCTTGGAAAGCCTCATAGTTATGTTAGAAAGTATCTTGAATCATGTGGACTGAACCCTGCAAGGACTTTGATGATTGGGGACAGGTAAAGGCTTTTTATTTATCAACCCCTCTTTTTCAAATATcagattataaatattgtacGACTGTGAACTTTGTCTTAGTTTGGAAGAGATTCTATTAGACCTTTGAGATTGATTACCTTTTTTGCTAGAAACATTCTACTGTACatattttgaagtaggtattgGCTAACACTAATAAGATTCATAGACAGTTTTAATCAGTTTTGGTCAAAGGAAAACTGATTGAATAGCCATTCAATTAAGCTGCTAGCCAGTTTAATTGAATTGCTATTTCAATCAGTTGGCTGCTTCATATTCACTTTGTAATCAATTCGACttcacaatttcattcaaaattctCACTCACAACAACTCAATCatttattcttaatttttcAGGTGCAATACTGACATCGAGCTGGGTGTGCGCTGCGGCTTCCAAACACTTTTGGTGCTGTCAGGAGTCACTTCGAACAAGGATTTGGAAAAACTGCGCAATGAAAAGACTCCGCCGCTGCCTGACGTCGTCTTGCCGAAGTTAGGGGATCTACTCCCTCTACTACTGTCATAGTACAAGTACAATATCTAGATAAAATGGTAGACAAAGTAGAATGTTCAATGCATAGGTCAATTCTAAACCAAGGGTAGTTATTCATAAGCAGTGTACTCACACATGTATTATTAAGTTAcaatatattattcaaaatagaAAATGCATTACTTAGATAAGTAAAATGTATAGCCAGCACAATCTGACAtgaggtattttattaattaactagcGTGACTTGTGTTGTTACCAGTGCGCTTACTGTGTTTTATTAAACTGTGattttttacatagatataGGAAATTTTGTATGCAGAGCAATATTATGTAATATGGCGCCCACCTTcccagaattttattttttcatgttataAAGAATGTTAGGTGTTCAACCATCATTTTCATTGTCTACCTCACCTGAACTCCATGAAACATTATGTTAGACACAAACTATCTACGACATAAGTAGGTATCCCTAGTATTTTTAATGCACATGTAGTAATCACAACTGAAATGTAACTTTTAGTATTTTTGCTTCATTCTATACttgtattaggtacatatatttttgtgttccggTCAGAAAAAAAATGGATCCCAATCGGTCaattagtataaaaaataacgtaCACATGAAATAAGTTTAACGTAGCGTACAGCAACAAAAAGGGTCAAAAAAAGAAGTTTTAGCTTTAATAGCTTTAACCTTGGACTGTGGAAAGGCTTTCATTTGTGATATATAATAGGCTTACAAGTTCAACAGTATGTGTTATCTATGCAGCTCAGAAGCTCTAATTGCCATAACTCTGTCTTTCATATCGCCCTTCACTTTTTTGTAGTTGTGATACCTATTAAGCTTTTTAAGTTTCTACGCTTCATCGAACCCGCCACGTCAACGATGCTTTATTGATTTATCTTAATACTGTGATGCATTAATTAACCTGCTGAATTATTTATCCATAAGATATTTTGTAACCACCcattatgtatatattttttttattatgcactctaaaatgtttttgatgaatgccaatttaatttaattacattgcTTTGCTTTTGTTCCAAAAACAAAGGATAGTGTCAAAACCCTAAAATCAAATAtctacctatatatgtatattcatgtataaagatatgtatattaaaatgaataaggGCCTAACTGtgaaattggaaaaaaatggCAATAAATCAGACTATTTTAGGTCATCAGACtactgttatttaatttattacataggcatattatttatcatttaacaTTGCTTTGTTGACTCTATCACTGTATGTGTTCATTCGTGTACAGAagtaaattcatattttattacagttgtGAAGTATATAATGTACAATGTTGCttttaataaaagatttacatcgttcgattttttttttattttccctcTATCTAAGTCACTAAGTCGAGCACCCTGATTGAACTGTGCAGTTGACACACAACAGGTATCTACGTAAAAGGACTATTACacggtacctacatattaaacaTTGGTACGGTCTACAGCGCAATTTGTCACCTAACAGGGTCTGATTGTAGAGTCCAATAGGATTTTTACCTACTATGGGATTATAATGGTGAGTCAAAAAAaacggtatttatttatttaaacttcatGTAAAAAAACAGAACATTTGCGGACATAAAATAAGTCCTAAATAGAAAGAACCATCCGCTAGCTAATGAAATTAGGGCATGATGCGATATCTGTTCTCTATTGCGGATTATAAGATTGGGTTCGTTAGCTTCATGGGGCGTATATTGGGCCAAAGCCATCAAGACGGCGTACGGCAGACACGGAACTCTTTGCGGCGCATGCGTAGTACAGTATCACAATTCGCTGCGCATCTCTGGGCTTGTCAACATTTAGGTCCCCTCTGTTTCGCGCCAGTATTGGTGCAACCGCGATAGACGCGCGCCGCCACAAATAGCGTTCGCTCCGCACTCGCTAGTTCATGTGATCTCATTTACTTCACTCATATCCTGAAACATTGATGTGAGtctaaatttatatttattatgaaattacaaTGTATAATTGCACGAAACCATTTACAAGACTGTAACTGCACTTCTTCTCAGATATTCGGAAGGCCCAATATCCTTGTTAATTAAATTTAGAGATTTTTGGTATCCGTTAGATGTTTAGGAACTTGTaagatcaaaacaataat
Above is a window of Helicoverpa armigera isolate CAAS_96S chromosome 11, ASM3070526v1, whole genome shotgun sequence DNA encoding:
- the LOC110370044 gene encoding enoyl-CoA delta isomerase 2; translation: MDIKETIIETQQGGVKIVQYNKPSKKNAIDQVMYKRVIRILNEAAVDENISVMVLTGTGDFYSSGNDFSAPPDSNTGNHLNVLKEYINAFIMFPKILIAVVNGPAIGIAATTLALCDMVFASDKSYFLTPFTKLGIVAEGCSTFTFPRLLGERKAIEMLLCNYRLSAKEALEYGFVNYIYKPEEVQSKVWDKIVEVSKLPKHCITITKKLVRDAVREELLRANDKEIEELNAIWIKGQRSKI
- the LOC110370042 gene encoding glycerol-3-phosphate phosphatase, whose protein sequence is MFKLLNKILNINSVSLHSSINIYGKVKLPHQSRHLSTSGTMFKSAVFSLQDASKDQVQEFLNSFDTVLTDCDGVLWIDNNAIPGAADAMNHFRKLGKKIFYVTNNSTKIRSEFAAKATQLGFIANPDEILSTAFLVAHYLKGIGFTKKVYLLGSNGIGEELKAVGIRHIGVGPDPVKPDFKNMQPSELDPEVGAVVVGFDEHVSYPKFMKAASYLASEECLFIATNTDERFPKGGSIVVPGTGTLVRAVETCSERKALVLGKPHSYVRKYLESCGLNPARTLMIGDRCNTDIELGVRCGFQTLLVLSGVTSNKDLEKLRNEKTPPLPDVVLPKLGDLLPLLLS